One Leptospira semungkisensis DNA segment encodes these proteins:
- a CDS encoding MFS transporter: MKIRTIAGYASAEMGITAVETMAQIYLLEFYVSVIGLKPSLFGLAMLIAILWDAISDPIMGFISDRTGFSTGRRRAYILLGGLLLGIGTYFLFTPPFLESQIAKFIYLLSLYFLVNTFMTIIAVPHIALGGELTFQSEERNQIFGWRLFFANLGLLTGLLLPALWVGAGANLFNSRSASALIVGELLIFVSVLSYFSTRGKDKPLEKWKKDPDHIVSGSFSAFFQSTRSILKNRFFRPLLLAFIVATFARTLNSSIGLLYYKQRLLLEDSKVVVRILLPFVFFLIVSIPLWVYLAKRFGKKWPAFWGSFLLGVMTVVLYPNLPPGSYEAPLIAAFFGGFFAGSILLFDSLVADIVDYDELISGEKREGAYFGFWKMATKVVRAIGFACLGFLLEEIGYKEGSAVQDPSLGQNLTILFGPVVGGFFIAGSLIFSRLQLTPETHKRIQDLLVRKRIIRKNAKAGVSAG; the protein is encoded by the coding sequence ATGAAAATAAGAACAATTGCAGGCTATGCTTCCGCGGAGATGGGTATTACTGCGGTAGAGACCATGGCGCAGATCTATCTTTTGGAATTTTACGTTTCCGTAATAGGTCTGAAGCCTTCCTTGTTCGGATTGGCGATGCTGATCGCAATTCTATGGGATGCAATCAGCGATCCCATCATGGGTTTTATTTCGGATCGTACTGGTTTCAGCACCGGCCGACGGAGAGCTTATATTCTTTTAGGAGGATTGCTTCTAGGAATAGGGACTTATTTTTTATTCACTCCTCCATTTTTAGAATCTCAAATCGCAAAGTTTATCTATCTTCTCTCCTTGTATTTCCTGGTGAATACATTTATGACCATCATCGCAGTGCCTCATATTGCTCTAGGTGGCGAACTCACGTTTCAAAGTGAAGAAAGAAATCAGATCTTTGGATGGAGATTATTCTTCGCCAATTTGGGTTTATTGACTGGTTTACTCTTGCCTGCTCTTTGGGTAGGAGCGGGGGCTAATCTTTTCAACTCAAGGAGTGCCTCTGCACTGATCGTGGGAGAGCTTCTGATCTTTGTATCTGTCCTTTCTTATTTTTCCACAAGGGGAAAGGACAAGCCTTTGGAAAAATGGAAGAAGGATCCGGATCATATAGTTTCCGGAAGCTTCTCCGCATTTTTTCAGTCCACTCGTTCCATCTTAAAGAACAGATTCTTTAGGCCTCTTCTATTGGCATTCATAGTGGCAACCTTTGCTAGAACATTGAATTCTTCGATCGGACTATTGTACTATAAGCAAAGATTATTATTAGAAGATTCTAAAGTAGTTGTACGTATCCTTCTTCCATTTGTATTCTTTCTGATTGTTTCTATTCCTCTTTGGGTCTATTTGGCCAAGAGATTCGGCAAGAAATGGCCTGCTTTCTGGGGAAGTTTTTTGCTCGGAGTCATGACCGTTGTCTTATATCCAAATCTTCCTCCCGGATCCTACGAGGCTCCATTGATCGCAGCGTTCTTTGGGGGATTCTTTGCCGGTTCTATTCTTCTCTTTGATTCCTTGGTTGCAGATATAGTGGACTATGATGAGTTGATCTCAGGAGAAAAGAGAGAAGGGGCCTATTTCGGATTTTGGAAAATGGCTACTAAAGTAGTAAGAGCGATCGGATTCGCCTGCTTAGGTTTTCTCTTAGAAGAGATTGGCTACAAGGAAGGTTCTGCAGTGCAAGATCCTTCTTTGGGTCAAAATTTGACCATCTTGTTCGGGCCAGTGGTGGGGGGATTCTTTATTGCAGGATCTTTAATATTCTCTAGGTTACAGCTTACGCCTGAAACTCATAAAAGGATCCAGGATCTCTTGGTACGCAAGCGTATTATCCGAAAGAACGCAAAGGCCGGCGTTTCCGCCGGCTAA
- a CDS encoding tyrosine-type recombinase/integrase: protein MIETEVPRKNKASFEKLIKVIRQRNYKKATEYTYLRYNLDFLLFADKPAEKVVTKDIEKYIEHLRKKKVSSSTIQINISSLKMFFEEVLDMNVFQDFRRPAREYKTPKVLSQKEISILLDSASESNRSHLLCALAYFGGLRVGEIIRLKWGQFDLTKKTIKVDSPIPTQNRIVFMDSELQKVLKKFEKEVGTEKSAFLFPGKYEGTHLTSRNVERLVGDLAKTAGIKTQVTLFTLRHSRAIHQLAEGKSLEDIRDFLGHKSLATTESYLPIRKNLRPQVRQKHIQDALKEIKRKYKY from the coding sequence ATGATAGAAACGGAGGTCCCGAGGAAGAATAAAGCTTCCTTCGAGAAACTTATCAAAGTTATTCGGCAGAGAAATTATAAGAAAGCTACCGAATACACGTATCTTAGATACAATCTCGACTTCCTTTTATTCGCGGACAAGCCCGCGGAGAAAGTAGTCACCAAGGATATTGAGAAGTACATCGAGCATTTGCGTAAGAAGAAGGTTTCTTCTTCTACTATTCAGATCAATATCAGCTCTTTGAAAATGTTCTTCGAAGAAGTTTTGGATATGAATGTATTCCAAGACTTCAGAAGACCTGCCAGAGAATACAAGACTCCTAAGGTTTTAAGCCAAAAAGAGATCTCTATTCTTTTGGATTCCGCTTCCGAATCGAATCGGTCTCATCTCCTTTGCGCGCTCGCCTATTTTGGCGGATTGCGAGTTGGAGAGATCATTCGTTTGAAATGGGGTCAATTCGATCTAACTAAAAAGACGATCAAGGTGGATTCTCCTATTCCTACGCAAAATAGGATCGTTTTCATGGATTCCGAACTTCAGAAAGTTTTGAAGAAGTTTGAGAAGGAAGTGGGAACTGAAAAGTCCGCTTTCTTATTTCCAGGAAAGTATGAGGGAACTCATTTAACTTCTCGTAACGTGGAAAGATTGGTAGGTGATTTGGCTAAGACTGCAGGGATCAAGACCCAAGTAACGTTATTTACTCTTCGTCATAGCCGTGCAATTCACCAATTGGCCGAAGGCAAGAGTTTAGAAGATATCAGGGATTTTCTGGGCCATAAGAGTCTGGCTACGACGGAAAGTTATCTTCCGATCAGAAAGAACCTTCGTCCTCAAGTTAGGCAGAAGCATATCCAAGACGCTCTGAAAGAGATCAAGAGAAAGTATAAGTATTGA
- a CDS encoding shikimate kinase, translating to MKNIALVGPRGVGKSKISRKLSKLTGKPVLSTDMIAVYLTGGLSIPDFVKSHSGNWKPFRDLEYEILQHVASSQSLILDCGGGILFDQDESGKEVVSERKVRILKDNAFVISLSRKSEYLVEKIQNDPTRPPLSSVLSYKTILESRLPQYRAHSDIQIALDDRSVEEVCEEILRRSGWA from the coding sequence TTGAAAAATATCGCTCTTGTCGGTCCCAGAGGGGTCGGAAAATCCAAGATTTCTCGTAAATTATCCAAACTCACAGGAAAGCCGGTCTTATCTACGGATATGATCGCAGTCTATCTGACTGGCGGCTTATCGATTCCTGATTTTGTAAAATCCCATTCTGGAAATTGGAAACCTTTCCGGGACTTGGAGTATGAGATCCTACAACATGTTGCTTCTTCTCAAAGTCTCATCTTGGATTGTGGTGGAGGCATTCTATTCGATCAGGATGAATCCGGTAAAGAAGTAGTAAGCGAGAGAAAGGTTCGTATCCTAAAGGATAATGCTTTTGTTATCTCCTTATCTAGAAAATCCGAATACTTAGTCGAAAAGATCCAGAACGATCCGACTCGACCTCCTTTAAGTTCAGTTCTATCTTATAAAACAATTTTGGAATCCAGACTACCTCAGTACAGAGCGCATTCGGACATTCAAATTGCCCTAGATGACCGCAGCGTAGAAGAAGTTTGCGAAGAAATACTACGCAGATCCGGTTGGGCCTAA
- a CDS encoding HDOD domain-containing protein, translating to MKEKIDQLFENEAQLPKISSVVTKVMEMVGKPDVVIADLAKEISKDPGLTAAVIKLSNSAYFRPTKPVKTVQESLMTLGIKTVREIILLNETKGILKKELKGYQVDGESNWLHSLIVAELAMRIAVQKKLKIDKDVVFTAGLLHNIGKVILSEFFPTVLMQFRTELQNYEGPYTELEAKFFGYTHQEAGAKLLTKWNFPQELIEVASFYTEPEKAVHFPELVAVVHIANCIVLVGGMGIDIGGLRIPLSPKALQIAGVTEGDLQMYYTLLPEMAKHIEELISV from the coding sequence ATGAAAGAAAAGATAGACCAACTTTTTGAAAACGAAGCCCAGCTCCCTAAGATCTCTTCCGTGGTCACCAAAGTCATGGAAATGGTAGGCAAACCGGATGTCGTCATCGCGGATCTTGCTAAGGAGATTTCTAAGGATCCTGGCCTTACTGCGGCAGTGATCAAGCTTTCCAACTCGGCATACTTCCGTCCTACCAAACCAGTTAAGACTGTGCAAGAATCTCTCATGACTCTCGGAATTAAGACAGTAAGAGAGATCATTCTTCTAAACGAAACAAAAGGGATCCTCAAAAAAGAACTGAAAGGATATCAGGTAGACGGAGAATCCAACTGGCTGCATTCCTTAATTGTTGCCGAGCTCGCTATGAGAATAGCAGTCCAGAAGAAGCTTAAGATAGACAAGGATGTTGTCTTCACTGCAGGACTTCTTCATAATATTGGCAAGGTGATTCTTTCCGAATTCTTCCCCACTGTACTCATGCAATTTAGAACAGAATTGCAAAACTATGAGGGTCCATATACGGAGTTAGAGGCCAAATTCTTCGGTTATACACACCAAGAAGCTGGCGCCAAACTACTGACTAAATGGAATTTCCCTCAAGAATTGATCGAAGTCGCAAGCTTCTATACTGAGCCTGAAAAGGCAGTCCACTTCCCTGAATTAGTTGCCGTTGTCCATATCGCGAATTGTATCGTGTTAGTTGGTGGAATGGGAATTGACATCGGAGGTTTACGAATTCCACTTTCTCCTAAAGCCTTACAAATTGCGGGCGTGACGGAGGGAGACTTACAGATGTATTATACTCTTCTGCCCGAAATGGCTAAGCATATAGAAGAGTTAATCTCAGTTTGA
- a CDS encoding chemotaxis protein CheD, producing the protein MLSKDAKIINVGIADIQIGQSPSVIRTTLGSCIGVVFYAPEKKIGAMAHIMLSKDSSGKDSSKNPFKYADTALPQLVKKMEELGCTKGEYYARLFGGASMFKGMNSSFLQNIGDLNVSVAKEFLDKEKITLLVEEVGGHEGRTISLYLDDGRILLKKGGFEKYLYKVR; encoded by the coding sequence ATGCTCAGTAAGGACGCAAAAATTATAAACGTCGGGATCGCGGATATTCAAATCGGGCAATCTCCCTCCGTGATCCGCACAACCTTAGGATCTTGCATAGGAGTCGTATTCTATGCTCCTGAAAAAAAGATCGGAGCCATGGCGCATATCATGCTTTCCAAGGATTCTTCCGGAAAAGATTCCTCTAAGAACCCTTTTAAATATGCGGATACCGCACTTCCCCAACTCGTTAAAAAAATGGAAGAGTTGGGTTGCACTAAGGGAGAATATTACGCTCGTTTATTCGGTGGAGCGTCGATGTTCAAGGGAATGAACTCCAGCTTCTTGCAAAATATTGGTGATTTGAACGTAAGCGTAGCAAAAGAATTTTTAGATAAAGAGAAAATAACGTTACTCGTAGAAGAAGTGGGCGGGCATGAAGGTAGGACGATCAGTCTCTACTTGGACGACGGTAGGATCCTCTTGAAGAAAGGCGGATTCGAAAAATACCTCTATAAGGTCAGGTAG
- a CDS encoding TraB/GumN family protein — protein sequence MQATVSSEPIRTLKLNGSSVIILGTAHISQKSIDAVSKIIQEEKPDTVCVELCQSRMRSVLDPDHWKKLDIFKVFKERKMWLLLSSLILSSFQKKLGNGNIRPGDEMRKAIEEGGKIGAKIAPVDREISVTLKRAWWNVGFWSRMLLFSTLLTSLIYKEEVAPEKIEEMKSDDVLKDLFSQLPSRYHSVKNVIIDERDAYLAQRIREQATDGKKIFAVVGAGHLEGIMKNITEDRDISPLDILPKKSIWDVIRPILFPALILSAFGFVYWHGGKEEGQEFLVRWVLVKGSLAAIGAMIALAHPISILLAFIAAPIGNFNPIIKPGWLAALSESWLRKPLVEDFEKIGEDTESFRGYWKNNVIRIFLVFTLPQIGSSIGTFIVSKQIIDKIPQIFGSFFS from the coding sequence GTGCAAGCAACCGTCTCATCCGAACCGATCCGAACTCTAAAGCTCAACGGTTCCTCCGTCATAATTCTAGGAACGGCTCATATTAGCCAGAAAAGCATAGATGCAGTATCCAAGATCATCCAAGAAGAAAAACCAGATACAGTCTGCGTAGAACTCTGTCAGTCCAGAATGAGATCCGTATTGGATCCGGATCATTGGAAGAAATTAGACATTTTCAAGGTCTTCAAGGAAAGAAAGATGTGGCTTCTTCTTTCCAGTCTCATCCTTTCTTCCTTCCAGAAGAAGTTGGGCAATGGAAATATCCGTCCCGGAGACGAGATGCGCAAGGCGATCGAAGAGGGCGGCAAAATAGGAGCAAAGATCGCTCCTGTCGACAGAGAGATCTCGGTCACTCTCAAGAGAGCCTGGTGGAATGTGGGCTTTTGGAGCCGCATGCTTTTATTCTCCACTCTTCTTACTTCCCTGATCTATAAGGAAGAAGTTGCGCCTGAGAAGATCGAGGAAATGAAATCCGACGATGTGCTCAAGGATCTATTCTCTCAGTTGCCTAGCCGCTATCATTCCGTAAAAAATGTGATCATAGACGAAAGAGACGCCTATCTTGCGCAAAGGATCAGAGAACAGGCGACCGACGGCAAAAAGATCTTTGCTGTCGTAGGAGCAGGTCACTTAGAAGGGATCATGAAGAATATCACCGAAGATCGGGATATCTCTCCATTGGACATCCTACCAAAGAAAAGCATTTGGGACGTGATCCGACCCATTCTATTCCCCGCATTGATACTGAGTGCTTTTGGCTTTGTCTATTGGCATGGCGGAAAAGAAGAAGGACAAGAATTTCTAGTCAGATGGGTTCTAGTCAAGGGAAGTCTCGCGGCAATTGGTGCAATGATTGCCCTCGCTCATCCGATCTCTATTCTACTCGCATTCATCGCGGCGCCTATCGGGAATTTCAACCCGATCATCAAGCCAGGTTGGCTTGCGGCACTTTCCGAGTCTTGGCTTCGCAAACCCTTGGTGGAAGATTTTGAAAAGATCGGAGAAGATACCGAAAGTTTTCGTGGATATTGGAAGAATAATGTGATACGAATTTTCCTCGTATTTACTTTGCCTCAGATCGGAAGCAGTATCGGGACCTTCATTGTATCCAAGCAGATCATTGATAAGATCCCTCAGATCTTTGGCAGCTTCTTCTCCTGA
- a CDS encoding 7TM diverse intracellular signaling domain-containing protein, translating into MRKEKQSRVTSLLFLGFGFLSFLLSNQELYSKENQERFPLEKEMHGISLLPYISVYIDETGKKPFFEIVKAFDRGESKKLGHNSLGYSQAAIWVKIETENETDRSIDWILEIDYALLDYVEMYSGRRSENAVNRSGDMREFGFRPIEHRNFAYPFTDRPGSVREIYFRIASSSSILLPFLVFTKGEFTEHAFLEQLFLGLYYGSMLIMVVYNLFLLFSTRDKSYLYYVLYILSYILFQFTLNGLSFQYLWRNSVLWANYSLPFSIFTVLLAGSAFGRSFLNAVEYTPKTSRVYYVLFGLSGFGMFSTLFLWEYRTAIMASLILMFVTLGFLIANGIQCLLAGRREAKYFLLAWSFFLFFSFLFGLKSFGILPNNFFTLWGIQVGSVMEVSLLSLGLADRIKGLSDELTSRVNELGRIRTEAEESEAKYRSLFEAEEDFLFSLDQNWNVLAANRSVSKHIGFKPQEVVGKNFMELIYKAGELQDAYKKLYVLEKLEELASEGKPVRFLAEFLQKYLREPKELQIQFQILEYEGQREILGRAYEPDQDLMSRFVDDEKTVYSANNYLQNAELLSQRMTTNLYRFTDPGTITAIRNCLREMIINAIEHGNLNISFEEKTRAMSDGSYFRFVQERQKDPYYKSKKVKVEYSLSRDRLGVRITDEGKGFNHARLMKSSMDKLNSEGITHGRGLTLTLSTFDLVKFNSSGNQVTLIKYF; encoded by the coding sequence ATGCGGAAAGAAAAACAATCTCGGGTCACAAGCTTATTGTTTTTAGGATTCGGTTTTCTTTCCTTCCTTCTATCTAACCAAGAACTGTATTCTAAAGAAAATCAGGAGAGATTTCCCCTGGAGAAGGAGATGCACGGGATCTCCTTACTCCCTTATATTTCCGTTTATATAGACGAAACAGGCAAGAAACCCTTCTTCGAGATCGTTAAGGCGTTTGATCGAGGTGAATCTAAAAAGCTAGGTCACAATAGTCTAGGCTATTCGCAAGCGGCGATCTGGGTAAAGATCGAAACGGAGAACGAAACGGACAGAAGTATCGATTGGATCCTTGAGATCGATTATGCTTTGTTAGACTATGTAGAAATGTATTCCGGAAGAAGATCGGAAAACGCGGTCAATCGTTCCGGAGATATGAGAGAATTCGGATTTCGTCCGATTGAACATAGGAATTTCGCGTATCCATTCACGGATCGACCTGGATCCGTTAGAGAGATCTATTTTAGGATCGCAAGCTCAAGCTCCATTCTACTTCCTTTTCTGGTATTTACAAAAGGAGAATTCACCGAGCATGCGTTCTTAGAGCAGCTGTTTTTAGGATTATACTACGGGTCCATGTTGATCATGGTAGTATATAATCTTTTTCTACTATTTTCTACCAGAGATAAAAGCTATCTATATTATGTTTTATATATATTGTCTTATATCTTATTCCAATTCACATTGAACGGTTTGTCTTTTCAATATCTCTGGAGAAACTCCGTTCTTTGGGCGAATTATAGTCTTCCTTTCTCGATCTTTACGGTGCTTTTAGCAGGCAGTGCCTTCGGCAGATCCTTTTTAAACGCTGTGGAATATACTCCAAAGACTTCCCGAGTGTACTATGTTTTATTCGGATTAAGCGGATTCGGAATGTTCTCGACCCTCTTTCTTTGGGAGTACAGGACCGCGATCATGGCGAGCCTAATACTGATGTTTGTGACCTTGGGGTTCTTGATCGCAAACGGGATCCAATGTTTGCTCGCCGGCAGAAGAGAGGCGAAGTATTTTCTTTTAGCTTGGTCATTCTTTCTATTCTTCAGTTTTCTCTTCGGGTTGAAATCCTTCGGCATCCTTCCTAATAATTTTTTCACACTTTGGGGGATCCAAGTCGGTTCCGTGATGGAAGTAAGCTTATTGTCCTTGGGACTTGCAGACAGGATCAAAGGACTCTCGGATGAGCTTACATCTAGAGTGAACGAACTTGGTAGAATAAGAACAGAGGCCGAAGAATCAGAGGCAAAATACAGGAGCTTATTCGAAGCAGAAGAGGATTTTCTTTTCTCCTTAGATCAAAACTGGAATGTGCTCGCTGCCAACCGCTCCGTCTCCAAGCATATCGGGTTCAAGCCCCAAGAAGTAGTCGGAAAGAATTTCATGGAGCTGATCTATAAGGCAGGAGAATTACAGGATGCGTATAAGAAATTATACGTTCTCGAAAAACTAGAAGAGCTTGCCTCAGAAGGAAAACCAGTCCGTTTCCTAGCGGAGTTCCTACAGAAATATTTGAGAGAACCGAAGGAATTGCAGATCCAATTCCAAATCCTGGAATATGAGGGACAAAGAGAGATTCTAGGAAGAGCCTATGAGCCGGATCAGGATTTGATGTCCAGGTTCGTGGATGATGAGAAGACAGTTTATTCTGCGAATAATTATCTGCAGAATGCGGAACTTCTTAGCCAGAGAATGACTACTAATCTATATAGATTCACCGATCCGGGCACGATTACAGCGATCCGAAATTGCTTGAGAGAAATGATCATCAATGCGATCGAGCATGGAAACTTGAACATCAGTTTCGAAGAGAAGACAAGAGCCATGTCGGACGGAAGCTATTTTAGGTTTGTGCAGGAAAGGCAAAAGGATCCTTACTATAAATCCAAGAAAGTTAAGGTGGAATATTCTCTTTCCAGAGATAGACTTGGAGTTCGGATTACGGATGAAGGAAAAGGATTCAATCATGCCAGATTGATGAAAAGCAGCATGGACAAATTGAACTCGGAAGGGATCACCCATGGTAGAGGATTGACCTTGACCCTTTCTACATTCGATCTGGTAAAATTCAATAGTTCCGGAAATCAGGTCACATTAATTAAGTATTTTTAA
- a CDS encoding CsgG/HfaB family protein, giving the protein MKNSIALLVSLFLFANCASGQGTRPKAKDPNAAAATIASELRYQFLSSLKAQGGKLPARLGILDIINEEGKSSQLGRMISDRLSKELFDPKTFILLERDRLNQVIGEQTFQETGLVLSDQIVSAGKLSGAEYLTLGQIVFQDQVFLLNIRIVSLGGVICATADILFDSDDDTYSKYKESIK; this is encoded by the coding sequence ATGAAAAATAGCATCGCTCTTCTTGTTTCCTTATTCTTATTCGCAAACTGTGCTTCCGGTCAAGGAACTAGACCAAAGGCAAAAGATCCGAATGCGGCAGCGGCAACCATTGCTTCTGAACTTAGATACCAGTTTCTATCTTCTCTCAAGGCTCAGGGAGGAAAATTGCCTGCAAGGCTCGGAATTCTAGACATTATCAACGAAGAAGGAAAGAGTTCCCAATTGGGGAGAATGATCTCGGACCGTTTGAGCAAAGAATTATTCGATCCTAAGACGTTCATTCTTTTAGAAAGAGATAGATTGAATCAGGTGATCGGAGAGCAGACTTTCCAAGAAACCGGATTGGTGCTGAGCGATCAGATCGTATCTGCCGGAAAATTATCCGGAGCGGAATATTTGACGCTAGGCCAGATAGTATTCCAAGATCAGGTTTTCCTTTTAAATATTCGGATCGTTTCTTTGGGAGGAGTGATCTGCGCGACTGCGGACATACTATTCGATTCCGACGACGACACTTACTCTAAATATAAAGAATCCATTAAATAA
- a CDS encoding UTP--glucose-1-phosphate uridylyltransferase encodes MDPMIAESEKLIREKMEVEGLSSEFISDFLSKIEEVRNGETGIVKWEEVGDLDPSSDEISLEKIESSYVGDPTYLNQLVVIKLNGGLGTSMGLSGPKSLIEIKDGMSFLEIICRQIGHIREQYNLEVPLVLMDSFSTQEQSLAELKKIGFTQDYPMSFLQHKVPRLVVPNLIPLETQKDKNEEWCPPGHGDIWFTLLETGLLDQLLEKGYKVAFVSNGDNLGATVHAGILEYILKEDLEFCMEMTPKTLADKKGGAIFRRVVGKEKKNLQLLETAQVPTEYMHEFEGLGKFRTFSTNNLWIRLDVLKEKLLADKFRLSLIVNPKKVEGKEVLQLETAMGSAIQNFSKAKGIIIPRDRFAPVKKCEDYLVRRSDAYSLNHDFSVTMSQDRKKEGLAELVVSLDESYYKKVGDFNARMQVIPSLVRCTSLKVEGDILFDTKVIMEGDITLVNPGPGQRKLSELGKERIVNESLRFRFT; translated from the coding sequence ATGGATCCGATGATTGCCGAATCCGAAAAACTGATACGAGAGAAGATGGAAGTAGAAGGACTATCTTCCGAATTTATCTCCGACTTTCTTTCCAAGATAGAAGAAGTCCGCAACGGAGAGACTGGGATCGTAAAATGGGAAGAAGTTGGGGATCTGGATCCTTCTTCTGATGAGATCTCCTTAGAAAAGATAGAATCTTCTTATGTAGGAGATCCTACTTATCTAAATCAATTAGTTGTAATTAAATTGAATGGTGGGCTCGGGACTAGTATGGGTCTTTCTGGCCCGAAATCCTTGATAGAGATCAAGGATGGAATGTCTTTTTTAGAGATCATCTGCAGACAGATCGGTCATATTCGAGAGCAATACAATTTGGAAGTTCCTCTTGTGCTGATGGATAGTTTCAGCACACAAGAGCAAAGTCTGGCCGAATTGAAAAAGATAGGCTTCACTCAAGATTATCCGATGAGCTTTTTGCAGCATAAGGTGCCGAGGCTTGTTGTTCCAAATTTAATTCCTCTCGAAACGCAAAAGGATAAGAATGAAGAATGGTGCCCTCCTGGCCACGGAGATATCTGGTTTACTCTTTTGGAAACTGGGCTCTTGGACCAACTCTTAGAGAAAGGGTATAAGGTAGCATTCGTTTCCAATGGGGATAATTTAGGAGCTACAGTTCACGCTGGTATCTTAGAATATATTCTGAAAGAAGATTTAGAATTCTGTATGGAGATGACTCCAAAAACTCTCGCCGACAAAAAAGGGGGAGCAATCTTCAGAAGGGTAGTAGGCAAAGAAAAGAAGAACTTACAATTGCTGGAAACTGCGCAGGTCCCAACGGAATATATGCATGAGTTCGAAGGCTTAGGAAAGTTTAGAACATTCTCTACTAATAATCTTTGGATCCGATTGGATGTTCTAAAAGAGAAACTGCTTGCTGATAAGTTTCGACTCTCCTTGATCGTGAACCCGAAGAAGGTAGAAGGGAAGGAGGTCCTACAATTAGAAACTGCAATGGGCTCTGCTATCCAAAACTTTTCTAAGGCAAAGGGCATTATTATTCCTAGAGATAGATTTGCTCCAGTAAAGAAATGCGAGGATTATCTAGTGCGTCGTTCAGACGCGTATTCCTTAAATCATGATTTCTCAGTTACCATGTCCCAAGACAGAAAGAAAGAAGGGCTTGCGGAGCTAGTAGTTTCTCTGGACGAATCATATTATAAGAAAGTGGGAGACTTCAATGCAAGGATGCAGGTCATCCCTTCTTTAGTGCGCTGCACCTCTCTAAAAGTAGAGGGAGATATTTTGTTTGATACGAAAGTAATTATGGAAGGAGATATCACTCTAGTAAATCCTGGTCCTGGACAAAGAAAGTTGTCTGAATTGGGCAAGGAAAGGATTGTAAATGAGAGTTTGCGATTCCGCTTTACATAA